In one window of Halomarina pelagica DNA:
- a CDS encoding DUF106 domain-containing protein encodes MARVATKVEDLVREDPAMADALRVVLDRADGGTVEWADVDDELTSGQWGRLIEKGVLRSASGDGFAIRDRAAVEEALSGDGATEAQAAADDEESGWSSYDKAAAVGALGLFLGYMVPEVRNTVGRTLDLALGPLNDALPFYAVVLVLAMLTGLYSTLLQANLMDTEKMGEYQARAKEIQQRLKDAKARDDDAAVERIQKEQMEAMGDQMGMMKEQFRPMVWIMLITIPVFLWLYWMILENGGTLGTVTMPLLGEVAWTKNAFIMPAWIVWYFVCSLGFTQVIRKALNINTTPSTS; translated from the coding sequence CGACCGCGCCGACGGCGGCACGGTCGAGTGGGCCGACGTGGACGACGAACTCACCAGCGGCCAGTGGGGCCGGCTCATCGAGAAGGGGGTGCTGCGGAGCGCGAGCGGTGACGGGTTCGCGATCCGGGACCGCGCCGCCGTCGAGGAGGCGCTCTCCGGGGACGGCGCGACCGAGGCGCAGGCCGCGGCCGACGACGAGGAGTCGGGCTGGTCCTCCTACGACAAGGCCGCCGCGGTGGGCGCGCTCGGCCTGTTCCTGGGATACATGGTCCCGGAGGTCCGCAACACCGTCGGTCGGACGCTCGACCTCGCCCTCGGGCCGCTCAACGACGCGCTGCCGTTCTACGCCGTCGTCCTCGTCCTCGCGATGCTGACGGGGCTGTACTCGACGCTCCTGCAGGCGAACCTCATGGACACCGAGAAGATGGGCGAGTACCAGGCCCGGGCGAAGGAGATCCAGCAGCGCCTCAAGGACGCGAAGGCCCGCGACGACGACGCGGCCGTCGAGCGCATCCAGAAGGAGCAGATGGAGGCGATGGGCGACCAGATGGGCATGATGAAAGAGCAGTTCCGCCCGATGGTGTGGATCATGCTCATCACCATCCCCGTCTTCCTCTGGCTCTACTGGATGATCCTCGAGAACGGCGGGACCCTCGGCACGGTGACCATGCCCCTCCTGGGCGAGGTCGCGTGGACCAAGAACGCCTTCATCATGCCGGCGTGGATCGTCTGGTACTTCGTCTGCTCGCTCGGGTTCACGCAGGTCATCCGCAAGGCGCTCAACATCAACACGACGCCGTCGACGTCGTAA
- a CDS encoding RNA-guided pseudouridylation complex pseudouridine synthase subunit Cbf5: protein MIVRGPPDDRSLADLLSFGVVNLDKPPGPSSHQVAGWLRDLVGVDRAAHAGTLDPKVTGCLPVTLGDATRMAQVFDDSVKGYVAVLELHRPAPADFEAVVAEFEGEIYQKPPRKSAVRRRLRTRTIHELTVLEREERRALLRVECASGTYVRKLCHDLGLALGTGAHMGDLRRVRTGPFDDTDLATMHDVTDALAFADDGDESLLRECVRPAERALVHLPRVTVAESTAEQVAHGAPVYAPGVLDAEDAEEGALVACYTPDGAAICLGRLVGDPDADAGTVVDLERVLV from the coding sequence GTGATCGTGCGCGGACCTCCGGACGACCGATCGCTCGCCGACCTCCTCTCGTTCGGCGTCGTCAACCTCGACAAGCCACCCGGTCCCTCCTCCCACCAGGTCGCGGGGTGGCTGCGCGACCTCGTCGGCGTCGACCGCGCCGCCCACGCGGGGACGCTCGACCCCAAGGTGACCGGCTGTCTCCCGGTCACGCTCGGCGACGCGACCCGGATGGCGCAGGTCTTCGACGACAGCGTGAAGGGGTACGTCGCGGTGCTCGAACTCCACCGACCCGCCCCCGCCGACTTCGAGGCCGTCGTCGCCGAGTTCGAGGGGGAGATCTACCAGAAACCGCCGCGAAAGAGCGCCGTGCGCAGGCGGCTGCGGACGCGGACGATCCACGAGCTGACGGTCCTCGAACGCGAGGAGCGACGCGCCCTCCTGCGCGTCGAGTGCGCGTCCGGGACCTACGTCAGAAAGCTCTGTCACGACCTCGGCCTCGCGCTGGGCACGGGCGCGCACATGGGCGACCTGCGGCGCGTCCGGACCGGCCCGTTCGACGACACCGACCTCGCGACGATGCACGACGTGACCGACGCGCTCGCGTTCGCCGACGACGGCGACGAGTCGCTCCTGCGCGAGTGCGTCCGCCCCGCCGAACGCGCGCTGGTGCACCTCCCCCGCGTCACCGTCGCCGAGAGCACCGCGGAGCAGGTCGCCCACGGCGCGCCCGTGTACGCGCCGGGCGTGCTCGACGCGGAGGACGCGGAGGAGGGTGCCCTCGTCGCCTGCTACACGCCCGACGGCGCGGCGATCTGTCTCGGGCGACTCGTCGGCGATCCGGACGCGGACGCGGGGACCGTCGTCGACCTGGAGCGCGTGCTGGTCTAG
- the cmk gene encoding (d)CMP kinase has protein sequence MLITVSGPAGSGKSTAAAALAEALGYEHVSGGDIFRALAADRGLTALELNRLAEEDDEIDRDLDRRQRALARERDDVVLESRLAGWMAGDHADLRLWLDAPPAVRAARIADREEKPIDVAREETRERAASEALRYREYYGIDIEDRSIYDLALNTARIDPDGMVDVLVTFVEAYAPGHDEGKVPIEGVRYEF, from the coding sequence ATGTTGATCACCGTCTCCGGACCGGCCGGCAGCGGCAAGAGCACGGCCGCCGCCGCCCTCGCCGAGGCGCTCGGCTACGAACACGTCAGCGGCGGCGACATCTTCCGCGCGCTCGCCGCGGACCGCGGCCTCACGGCGCTCGAACTCAACCGACTCGCCGAGGAGGACGACGAGATCGACCGCGACCTCGACCGGCGACAGCGCGCCCTCGCCCGGGAGCGGGACGACGTCGTGCTGGAGTCGCGCCTCGCCGGGTGGATGGCGGGCGACCACGCCGACCTCCGCCTCTGGCTCGACGCGCCGCCCGCCGTGCGCGCCGCGCGCATCGCCGACCGCGAGGAGAAGCCAATCGACGTCGCCCGCGAGGAGACGCGCGAGCGCGCCGCGAGCGAGGCCCTGCGCTACCGCGAGTACTACGGCATCGACATCGAGGACCGCTCGATCTACGACCTCGCGCTCAACACCGCCCGCATCGACCCGGACGGCATGGTCGACGTCCTGGTCACGTTCGTCGAGGCGTACGCGCCCGGACACGACGAGGGGAAGGTCCCGATCGAGGGCGTCCGCTACGAGTTCTGA
- a CDS encoding beta-ribofuranosylaminobenzene 5'-phosphate synthase family protein yields the protein MVRVETGARLHFGFQNLSLAHERLYGGVGVALDEPRAVVEAEPAATLDADPTVERAARRACEALDVPGARVRLVESLPRHVGLGSGTQHALATLAAVADAHDRPARVRERAPALDRGGRSGVGVATFEAGGFVVDAGHPAERFTTAPPRPGEWAVPAVAVRHDVPADWRFLLVIPEAESGKHGADEDESMRAVIERADATVADELAAVLTRRLLPAIAEGDVERFGAAVAALGRLNGAWYADEQGGVYRPPAGEVVAALRGSPAVSGVGQSSWGPTIYGVTDEDRAGTAADDARAALDELGVGGDVRVVAARNEGASASGPPADG from the coding sequence ATGGTTCGGGTCGAGACCGGCGCGCGTCTCCACTTCGGGTTTCAGAACCTCTCGCTCGCCCACGAACGCCTCTACGGCGGCGTGGGCGTGGCGCTCGACGAGCCGCGCGCGGTCGTCGAGGCCGAACCCGCCGCGACGCTCGACGCCGATCCGACCGTCGAGCGCGCCGCCCGACGCGCCTGCGAGGCGCTCGACGTTCCCGGCGCGCGCGTCCGCCTCGTCGAGTCCCTCCCGCGGCACGTCGGACTCGGGAGCGGGACGCAGCACGCCCTGGCGACGCTCGCGGCCGTCGCCGACGCGCACGACCGCCCGGCCCGCGTCCGCGAGCGCGCGCCCGCCCTCGACCGCGGCGGGCGCAGCGGCGTCGGCGTCGCCACCTTCGAGGCCGGCGGGTTCGTCGTCGACGCCGGCCACCCCGCAGAGCGGTTCACGACCGCCCCGCCGCGGCCGGGCGAGTGGGCCGTCCCCGCGGTCGCCGTCCGCCACGACGTGCCCGCCGACTGGCGATTCCTCCTCGTGATCCCGGAGGCCGAGAGCGGGAAGCACGGCGCGGACGAGGACGAGAGCATGCGGGCGGTCATCGAGCGCGCCGACGCGACCGTCGCCGACGAACTCGCGGCCGTCCTCACCCGACGACTCCTCCCGGCCATAGCGGAGGGCGACGTGGAGCGGTTCGGCGCGGCCGTCGCCGCCCTCGGTCGCCTCAACGGCGCGTGGTACGCCGACGAACAGGGGGGCGTGTACCGCCCGCCCGCCGGCGAGGTCGTCGCCGCCCTCCGCGGGTCGCCCGCCGTCTCCGGCGTCGGCCAGTCGTCCTGGGGGCCGACGATCTACGGCGTGACCGACGAGGACCGCGCCGGAACGGCGGCCGACGACGCCCGCGCGGCCCTCGACGAACTGGGCGTCGGGGGCGACGTTCGCGTCGTCGCCGCGCGCAACGAGGGCGCGAGCGCGAGCGGTCCGCCCGCCGACGGGTGA
- a CDS encoding mechanosensitive ion channel family protein, with the protein MTSVQLSGELGRLENLAAESAAQLLGFLAQLAVFAVVFVSLVFVGRWLVVPVAQRVVDARHPNPTLARPAMKAVRGGVLVVAVGVAFAVAGFGNLVSATATMAAALTLAIGFASRDIISNIVGGLFMISDPKFNIGDWIAWNEREGVIEDISFRMTRIRTFDNQVVTVPNSTLINAEVTNYVTKPRLRIDLPITIGYDDDIDTARRIVLEEAGGIDEILDVPEPAVYVDELADRYVGLKTYVWIRSPSRRRYLDIRSAFAQAVKERCDEEDVELPYPQYVDGEVAVVGPPERTPWRDG; encoded by the coding sequence ATGACCTCCGTGCAACTCTCCGGCGAACTCGGTCGGTTGGAGAACCTCGCCGCGGAGTCGGCCGCGCAGTTGCTCGGGTTTCTGGCACAGCTCGCGGTGTTCGCGGTCGTGTTCGTCTCGCTCGTGTTCGTCGGCCGGTGGCTGGTCGTTCCGGTCGCCCAGCGGGTGGTGGACGCTCGCCACCCCAACCCGACGCTCGCCCGGCCGGCGATGAAGGCGGTCCGGGGCGGCGTCCTCGTCGTGGCCGTCGGGGTGGCGTTCGCGGTCGCGGGCTTCGGGAACCTCGTGTCCGCGACGGCCACGATGGCGGCGGCGCTCACGCTCGCGATCGGGTTCGCCTCGCGCGACATCATCTCGAACATCGTCGGCGGACTGTTCATGATCTCGGATCCGAAGTTCAACATCGGCGATTGGATCGCGTGGAACGAGCGCGAGGGCGTCATCGAGGACATCAGCTTCCGGATGACGCGCATCCGGACGTTCGACAACCAGGTGGTCACGGTTCCGAACTCCACGTTGATCAACGCCGAGGTCACCAACTACGTGACGAAGCCGCGACTGCGCATCGACCTCCCGATCACCATCGGGTACGACGACGACATCGACACCGCGCGCCGGATCGTCCTCGAGGAGGCCGGGGGGATCGACGAGATCCTCGACGTGCCGGAGCCGGCCGTCTACGTGGACGAACTCGCGGATCGGTACGTCGGGCTGAAGACGTACGTCTGGATCCGGAGCCCCTCGCGTCGGCGCTACCTCGACATCCGGTCCGCGTTCGCGCAGGCGGTGAAGGAGCGCTGCGACGAGGAGGACGTCGAACTTCCATACCCACAGTACGTCGACGGGGAGGTCGCGGTCGTGGGGCCGCCCGAGCGCACCCCGTGGCGGGACGGCTAG
- a CDS encoding transcription factor S — translation MQFCDDCGSLMHADGDEMVCSSCGARVPKDRERAAQFVSTEKQTFDDVIESSEEAADEGLPSTEATCEECGHDRAWYTIKQTASADEPPTRFFKCQECGHRWRGYN, via the coding sequence ATGCAGTTCTGCGACGACTGCGGTTCGCTGATGCACGCCGACGGGGACGAGATGGTCTGTTCGTCCTGCGGCGCGCGCGTCCCCAAGGACAGAGAGCGCGCCGCGCAGTTCGTCAGCACCGAGAAGCAGACGTTCGACGACGTGATCGAATCGTCCGAGGAGGCGGCAGACGAGGGCCTCCCGAGCACCGAGGCGACCTGCGAGGAGTGCGGCCACGACCGGGCGTGGTACACGATCAAGCAGACAGCCAGTGCCGACGAACCCCCGACGCGCTTCTTCAAGTGCCAGGAGTGCGGCCACCGCTGGAGAGGGTATAACTAG
- a CDS encoding glycosyltransferase — MDAAVVVPAYNERAAVSRALDALAGQDAEVVVVVGGDDGTETVAREHAATGRVVRDEAEDGPAAARNQGARATDATVVCFTDADTVVPPGWVARHLSHYHDRRVVGVGGPLRPLDGDRTDEALFKLLSDYWYRVSWPVGFVQASGNNCSYRREDFLAAGGFDESLPFMEDTDCSLRMKARGRLVYDPHAWVRTSVRRQREEGYGGLFLRYAIGYVRYALGREPGSRYFRDW, encoded by the coding sequence ATGGACGCCGCCGTCGTCGTACCCGCGTACAACGAGCGCGCCGCCGTCTCGCGCGCGCTCGACGCGCTCGCCGGGCAGGACGCAGAGGTCGTCGTGGTCGTCGGTGGCGACGACGGCACCGAGACCGTCGCGAGAGAGCACGCAGCGACCGGTCGCGTCGTTCGCGACGAGGCGGAGGACGGCCCCGCCGCGGCGCGCAACCAGGGTGCCCGCGCGACCGACGCGACGGTCGTCTGCTTCACGGACGCCGACACCGTCGTCCCGCCGGGCTGGGTGGCGCGGCATCTGAGCCACTACCACGATCGGCGCGTTGTCGGCGTCGGCGGGCCGCTCAGGCCGCTCGACGGCGACCGGACCGACGAGGCGCTGTTCAAGCTCCTCTCTGACTACTGGTACCGCGTCTCCTGGCCCGTCGGCTTCGTCCAGGCGAGCGGTAACAACTGTAGCTACCGACGCGAGGACTTCCTCGCCGCCGGCGGGTTCGACGAGTCGCTCCCGTTCATGGAGGACACCGACTGTTCGCTGCGCATGAAGGCCCGCGGGAGACTGGTGTACGATCCCCACGCCTGGGTTCGAACCTCCGTCCGTCGCCAGCGCGAGGAGGGCTACGGCGGGCTCTTCCTGCGCTACGCGATCGGGTACGTCCGGTACGCGCTCGGTCGCGAGCCCGGATCGAGGTACTTCAGGGACTGGTAG
- a CDS encoding DUF7563 family protein — protein MRVAEQRACPHCGRHGSRDFRRTFGDNENRAHRRR, from the coding sequence ATGCGAGTCGCCGAGCAGCGGGCCTGTCCGCACTGCGGACGGCACGGCTCACGCGACTTCCGCCGGACTTTCGGCGACAACGAGAACCGCGCCCACCGCCGTCGGTAG
- a CDS encoding aminopeptidase, whose product MDDRVRRHAEILVDHCTDVGPDDDVLISAPATADDLVVALYERLGERGARPTLSWRNRRAGRAYARAMDVDDFRTKGHDLAAMRETDVVIMVAGSTNAAETSDVDPAKAAASARANRPVLEERLESTRWVITQHPTPADAQRAEMSTAAWTDFVYDAVNRDWAAQREFQEQLVEILDPAAAVRVVSGEGTDLSMSVDGMRAGSDDATRNLPGGEVFTAPVPDSVEGEVTFDLPVRRHGREVRDARLVFEGGEVVDHTAGRNEDVLTSVLDTDEGARRLGELGIGTNRGIDRFTGTLLFDEKMGDTVHLALGNAVEECVPDGREFNASATHVDMLVDVSEDSRIEVDGEVVQRDGTFRFEEGFDG is encoded by the coding sequence ATGGACGACCGAGTGCGGAGGCACGCGGAGATCCTCGTCGATCACTGTACCGACGTCGGCCCCGACGACGACGTGCTGATCAGCGCGCCCGCGACGGCGGACGATCTCGTCGTCGCGCTCTACGAACGTCTCGGGGAACGCGGCGCGCGGCCGACCCTCTCGTGGCGTAATCGGCGAGCCGGTCGCGCGTACGCCCGCGCGATGGACGTGGACGACTTCCGGACGAAGGGACACGACCTCGCGGCGATGCGGGAGACGGACGTGGTGATCATGGTGGCCGGGTCGACGAACGCCGCCGAGACGAGCGACGTCGACCCGGCGAAGGCGGCCGCCTCCGCTCGCGCCAACCGCCCCGTGCTCGAGGAGCGCCTCGAGTCGACGCGCTGGGTGATCACCCAGCACCCGACGCCCGCCGACGCGCAGCGAGCCGAGATGAGCACCGCCGCGTGGACGGACTTCGTCTACGACGCGGTGAACCGCGACTGGGCCGCCCAGCGCGAGTTCCAGGAGCAACTGGTCGAGATCCTCGACCCGGCGGCGGCGGTGCGCGTCGTGAGCGGCGAGGGGACCGACCTCTCCATGAGCGTCGACGGGATGCGAGCCGGTAGCGACGACGCGACGCGCAACCTCCCCGGCGGGGAGGTGTTCACCGCGCCGGTCCCCGACAGCGTCGAGGGGGAGGTGACGTTCGACCTGCCGGTGCGCCGGCACGGCCGGGAGGTGCGCGACGCCCGCCTCGTCTTCGAGGGAGGTGAGGTGGTGGACCACACCGCGGGTCGGAACGAAGACGTGCTGACGAGCGTGCTCGACACCGACGAGGGGGCGCGACGGCTCGGCGAACTCGGCATCGGGACGAACCGCGGGATCGATCGGTTCACCGGCACCCTGTTGTTCGACGAAAAGATGGGCGACACCGTCCACCTCGCGCTCGGGAACGCCGTGGAGGAGTGCGTCCCGGACGGTCGCGAGTTCAACGCGAGCGCGACGCACGTCGACATGCTCGTGGACGTGAGCGAGGACTCGCGCATCGAGGTGGACGGCGAGGTCGTCCAGCGGGACGGTACGTTCCGGTTCGAGGAGGGGTTCGACGGCTAG
- a CDS encoding amino acid permease, giving the protein MSSEGGLPGHSDNEELARDLSVFDITMIGIGAMIGAGIFVLTGLAAGQAGPGLVMAFAFNGFITIFTGMVYAELGSAIPEAGGGYLWVREALGRSQAFLAGWMSWFAHAVAGSLYTLGFGAFVHLLLTDYFGIRLFAPVDLFVLTIGPEKVFAAFAGVLFAYINFRGAKETGLAGNVVTLIKVTVIVVLIAFGLGYIFGHPAEATARFEPFLPRGFGGVFIAMGLTFIAFEGYEIIVQSGEEVVNPKKSVPKAVFYSMAIVVTIYMLVAIVLIGAVAVTPDLFRLAGEGAASGGHGATNLPPVPDDISDAAVWEILGHLGELGLARAAGQIMPYGTIVILVAGIFSTLSALNATTYSSTRVSFAMGRDHVLPDAFSAVHSEKRTPHIATALSGALIIFMAVALPIEAVAAATDVMFLQVNYAAIVIRREWGDQIDYGYVMPYFPYVPIIGILTKLGLAVYLFNYSPLAWYGAIAWILVGVGIFFLYSRGRVRETEAEQETRLITEERAPEERGYQVLIPIANPGHAEQLVRAGSAVARHKDGEVLLTSVATVPEQTPLSEGRRYADEQRDLLDEAMQYAPDDVPVHQTVTIGHDVAKSINNVAYQRDSDLVLLGWRGQRKRFSDYALGSNIDTVVENAECDVAVVKTTRSPNPGHVLVPTAGGPNADLAELFAAAYAAVGADVTLFHVVTDGDVEDARSFLAEKQEALAESNIEVDTAVEAGDDVAQTILRRAREGGFDSIIIGAAGEGILRRVMFGEIPETVGEEFEGEVVMVRKHRPVQSDVKRFVRKWVGKGAKATTIGR; this is encoded by the coding sequence GTGAGTAGCGAGGGGGGACTCCCCGGTCACAGCGACAACGAAGAACTCGCTCGCGACCTCTCGGTGTTCGACATCACGATGATCGGCATCGGGGCGATGATCGGTGCCGGGATCTTCGTCCTGACGGGTCTGGCCGCGGGGCAGGCCGGACCTGGCCTCGTGATGGCGTTCGCGTTCAACGGGTTCATCACCATCTTCACGGGGATGGTCTACGCCGAACTCGGTTCGGCGATCCCGGAAGCCGGCGGCGGGTATCTCTGGGTTCGTGAAGCCCTCGGCCGGTCGCAGGCGTTCCTCGCCGGCTGGATGTCCTGGTTCGCCCACGCCGTCGCCGGCTCGCTGTACACCCTCGGGTTCGGTGCGTTCGTCCACCTGCTTCTGACGGACTATTTCGGCATTCGGTTGTTCGCGCCGGTCGATCTCTTCGTGCTCACGATCGGGCCGGAGAAAGTCTTCGCGGCGTTCGCTGGCGTGCTCTTCGCGTACATTAACTTCCGGGGAGCGAAAGAGACCGGGCTCGCCGGCAACGTCGTGACCCTGATCAAGGTCACGGTCATCGTCGTCCTGATCGCGTTCGGTCTCGGGTACATCTTCGGCCACCCCGCGGAGGCGACTGCTCGATTCGAACCGTTCCTCCCGCGCGGCTTCGGTGGCGTCTTCATCGCGATGGGACTGACCTTCATCGCCTTCGAGGGCTACGAGATCATCGTCCAATCCGGCGAGGAAGTCGTCAATCCGAAGAAGTCAGTGCCGAAAGCGGTCTTCTACTCGATGGCGATCGTCGTCACGATCTACATGCTCGTGGCGATCGTCCTCATCGGGGCGGTGGCGGTCACGCCCGACCTGTTCCGACTCGCCGGGGAGGGGGCCGCGTCAGGCGGTCACGGTGCGACGAACCTTCCACCGGTCCCGGACGATATCTCGGACGCGGCGGTCTGGGAGATCCTCGGCCATCTCGGCGAACTGGGGCTCGCTCGTGCGGCCGGTCAGATCATGCCGTACGGGACCATCGTCATTCTAGTCGCGGGGATCTTCTCGACGCTCTCCGCGCTCAACGCGACGACGTACTCCTCGACGCGCGTGTCGTTCGCGATGGGGCGCGACCACGTCCTGCCCGATGCGTTCAGCGCGGTTCACTCCGAAAAGCGGACGCCGCACATCGCGACGGCGCTCTCCGGAGCGCTCATCATCTTCATGGCGGTCGCGCTTCCGATCGAGGCCGTCGCGGCTGCGACCGACGTGATGTTCCTCCAGGTGAACTACGCCGCTATCGTGATCCGACGGGAATGGGGCGATCAGATCGACTACGGATACGTGATGCCGTACTTTCCGTACGTTCCGATCATCGGTATCCTCACGAAGCTCGGTCTCGCCGTCTACCTGTTTAATTACAGCCCGCTAGCGTGGTACGGAGCGATCGCCTGGATACTCGTCGGAGTCGGGATCTTCTTTCTCTACTCTCGCGGGCGCGTCCGCGAGACGGAGGCCGAACAGGAGACGCGGCTCATCACCGAAGAACGCGCGCCCGAGGAACGCGGTTACCAGGTACTGATTCCGATCGCGAATCCCGGCCACGCAGAACAGCTGGTTCGTGCCGGTAGCGCAGTAGCGCGGCACAAGGACGGGGAGGTACTCCTCACCAGCGTTGCAACTGTCCCCGAACAGACGCCGCTCTCGGAGGGGCGGCGCTACGCGGACGAACAGCGGGATCTCCTCGACGAGGCGATGCAGTACGCTCCCGATGATGTCCCAGTCCATCAGACGGTGACGATCGGCCACGACGTCGCGAAGAGCATCAACAACGTCGCGTACCAGCGCGACAGCGACCTCGTGCTGCTCGGCTGGCGGGGTCAGCGCAAACGGTTCTCCGACTACGCGCTGGGATCGAACATCGATACGGTCGTCGAAAACGCCGAGTGTGACGTCGCCGTGGTGAAGACTACACGATCGCCGAACCCCGGTCACGTACTGGTGCCGACTGCCGGCGGACCGAACGCAGACCTCGCAGAACTCTTCGCAGCCGCGTACGCAGCAGTCGGTGCCGACGTGACGCTCTTCCACGTCGTAACCGACGGCGACGTCGAAGACGCTCGGTCGTTCCTCGCCGAGAAACAGGAGGCGCTGGCCGAATCGAATATCGAAGTCGATACCGCCGTCGAAGCGGGCGACGACGTCGCTCAGACGATCCTGAGACGCGCTCGCGAGGGTGGGTTCGACTCGATCATCATCGGAGCGGCGGGCGAAGGTATCCTTCGCCGCGTGATGTTCGGCGAAATCCCCGAGACGGTCGGCGAGGAGTTCGAGGGGGAGGTCGTGATGGTACGCAAGCATCGGCCCGTGCAATCAGACGTGAAGCGGTTCGTCCGAAAGTGGGTGGGGAAGGGCGCGAAGGCCACTACCATCGGGAGGTAA
- a CDS encoding PGF-CTERM sorting domain-containing protein, with the protein MSLTRARVMVVLALTLAVTGSPLSGVALAERTALEESQGSASGSAWTSVTLAMQANGTNGTSGTNGTNGTNASRPPDSDGDGLSDANETGRYNTGPTVADTDGDGLSDGEEVKLYGTDPAYRDTDGDGLSDSIEVRKFKTNPKKRDTDGDGLPDGEEIRRGTNVTKRDTDGDGVSDGEEVDAGLSPTKRDSDGDGTTDSTEFNRTETPTPSSDGGGTNAGTETGGNESTNATGENPAEGSNQTGPGFGVAAAVVALASATLLLRRRA; encoded by the coding sequence ATGTCGTTGACGCGCGCCAGAGTGATGGTCGTTCTCGCGCTGACCCTCGCCGTGACCGGTTCGCCGCTCTCGGGAGTCGCGCTGGCGGAACGTACCGCTCTCGAGGAGAGCCAGGGGTCCGCGAGCGGTTCGGCGTGGACGAGCGTGACCCTCGCGATGCAGGCGAACGGGACGAACGGCACGAGCGGAACGAACGGAACGAACGGAACGAACGCGAGCAGGCCGCCGGACTCGGACGGCGACGGCCTCTCCGACGCGAACGAGACGGGCCGCTACAACACGGGCCCGACCGTCGCCGACACGGACGGCGACGGCCTCTCCGACGGCGAGGAGGTCAAACTGTACGGTACCGACCCCGCCTACCGCGACACGGACGGCGACGGCCTCTCCGACAGCATCGAGGTGAGGAAGTTCAAGACGAACCCGAAGAAACGCGACACGGACGGCGACGGCCTCCCCGACGGCGAGGAGATCCGGCGGGGAACCAACGTCACGAAACGGGACACCGACGGGGACGGCGTCTCAGACGGCGAGGAGGTCGACGCGGGACTCTCTCCCACGAAGCGCGACTCCGACGGCGACGGAACGACCGACTCGACCGAATTCAACCGGACCGAAACCCCGACGCCGTCCTCCGACGGGGGCGGAACGAACGCGGGGACGGAGACGGGCGGAAACGAGTCGACCAACGCGACCGGCGAGAACCCCGCGGAGGGGTCCAACCAGACCGGTCCCGGATTCGGCGTCGCCGCCGCCGTCGTCGCCCTCGCGAGCGCGACGCTGTTGCTGCGCCGTCGCGCCTGA
- a CDS encoding winged helix-turn-helix transcriptional regulator: MSKRLDAVDRRILYHLVRDARNTSAPEIAEEVNVSGGTIRNRIAQLEDAGVIRGYHATIDYQRTEGRLTNLYICTSPVPDRDRLSKQVAEIPGVVGVRQLMKGRSNLHVTAVGDDMQELNHVASNLSSIGLEIEEENLLQSEQVLPYHKFGPDESRDGITITDFMKLSGGAEVVELPVSASADVAGLTLSEANERGIIHPNVLVVAIERDDTILTPRGDTTVRADDLVTIFCRGGIDEETLEAFGQGSR, encoded by the coding sequence ATGAGCAAGAGGCTGGACGCAGTCGACAGGCGAATCCTGTATCACCTCGTTCGCGACGCGCGCAATACGTCGGCCCCGGAGATCGCGGAGGAGGTCAACGTCTCCGGGGGGACGATTCGAAATCGAATCGCCCAACTCGAGGACGCCGGGGTCATTCGCGGCTACCACGCGACCATCGATTATCAGCGCACGGAGGGGCGGCTCACGAATCTCTACATCTGCACGAGCCCGGTCCCCGACCGCGATCGCCTCTCGAAACAGGTCGCCGAGATCCCCGGTGTCGTCGGTGTCCGACAGCTGATGAAGGGGCGAAGCAATCTCCACGTGACCGCTGTCGGCGACGATATGCAGGAGTTGAATCACGTCGCGAGCAACCTCTCGAGCATCGGCCTCGAGATCGAGGAGGAGAATTTACTCCAGAGCGAACAGGTGCTTCCGTATCACAAGTTCGGCCCGGACGAATCCCGCGACGGTATCACCATCACGGATTTCATGAAGCTGTCCGGGGGCGCGGAGGTCGTCGAACTCCCGGTGTCGGCGAGCGCCGACGTCGCTGGACTCACCCTGAGCGAAGCCAACGAACGGGGCATAATCCACCCGAACGTCCTGGTAGTAGCGATCGAACGCGACGACACGATACTGACTCCCCGCGGAGATACGACCGTCCGTGCAGACGACCTCGTGACGATATTCTGCCGCGGGGGTATCGACGAGGAGACGCTCGAAGCGTTCGGCCAGGGAAGCCGGTGA